A portion of the Thermoanaerobaculia bacterium genome contains these proteins:
- a CDS encoding GerMN domain-containing protein, whose protein sequence is MSKRAAWALLILSAAAVVLLFVFARERAEKRRRQGRGEVVRAPSAAPIRLAPTPLPPPPAEKTRVTLFFVAREDGSLRPEERDVDKPTDAVVFARTIIREETAGPKDPALLPAVPAGMTLRNAFVPGDGRVVVDLNVDPAWARAAGSGDELACVGAIVNAMLQNIARTDRVQILVNGSAVETLAGHVDVSRPIPAMKDVLGGAVETAVPGAPAPGAATSTSPPPATTATPVPPPPPGTPR, encoded by the coding sequence ATGAGCAAACGAGCGGCCTGGGCCCTGCTGATCCTCTCGGCGGCCGCCGTCGTCCTGCTCTTCGTGTTCGCCCGCGAGCGCGCGGAGAAACGGCGGCGCCAGGGGCGCGGAGAGGTCGTGCGCGCCCCGTCCGCCGCGCCGATCCGCCTCGCACCGACTCCCCTGCCGCCGCCGCCGGCCGAGAAGACGCGCGTCACTCTCTTCTTCGTCGCCCGGGAGGACGGGTCGCTCCGTCCGGAGGAGCGCGACGTCGACAAGCCGACCGACGCCGTCGTGTTCGCCCGGACGATCATCCGCGAGGAGACCGCGGGGCCGAAGGACCCGGCCCTCCTGCCGGCGGTCCCCGCGGGAATGACGCTCCGCAACGCGTTCGTTCCCGGCGACGGGCGGGTCGTGGTGGATCTGAACGTCGATCCGGCGTGGGCGCGGGCGGCCGGGTCGGGCGACGAGCTCGCGTGCGTGGGGGCCATCGTCAACGCGATGCTCCAGAACATCGCGCGGACGGATCGCGTGCAGATCCTCGTCAACGGCAGCGCCGTCGAGACGCTCGCCGGCCACGTGGACGTGAGCCGTCCGATCCCGGCGATGAAGGACGTCCTGGGCGGCGCGGTCGAGACCGCGGTCCCCGGCGCCCCCGCTCCCGGCGCGGCCACGTCGACATCGCCGCCGCCGGCGACCACGGCGACGCCCGTTCCGCCTCCTCCTCCCGGGACGCCGCGATGA